The following coding sequences are from one Thermostaphylospora chromogena window:
- a CDS encoding penicillin-binding transpeptidase domain-containing protein has translation MTALVLAPVLAITGVIWVVTSRGSAEETARAFLDAWAERDYATMKRLVHEPPADFDRQYRRFFDSLRITAASFEAGDARELPEGRAVPFQARLTGAVNWSYEGLLRLGTWDREWKISWSPAAIHPELGEGRSFKLVTRKPSLAPITAADGTRIDGADAPGSVQQLVGELKKTYAGRLTGTPATSVVLVDRAGKTIKTVASRRAASGRPLTTTLDLSVHRAAAAALETTDKPASLVALRPSTGEMLAVVNNQGGFNRALLGKYPPGSTFKVITASALVADGVSPDQMVKCPARRNIGGFVFRNAGFRDYGTLPFRDAFAHSCNTTFGDMIVSRLGARRLAEVAADFGFNSPITPGVPAVRAEFPAPKDDTELASAAIGQGRVLASPLNMAAVAAAIADGTWRQPRLVPAELVPAGGASPRELEPAVVAALRQLMPAVVSEGTAHTTAFPSGTAGKTGTAEYGSGEEPPAHSWFIGYRGDLAFAVVVEGGGAGSEVAAPIAAKFLAGL, from the coding sequence GTGACGGCCCTCGTCCTGGCGCCCGTCCTGGCCATCACCGGCGTGATATGGGTCGTGACCTCCCGGGGATCGGCGGAGGAGACGGCGCGGGCGTTCCTCGACGCGTGGGCGGAGCGGGACTACGCCACGATGAAGCGGCTGGTCCACGAGCCTCCCGCGGACTTCGACCGGCAGTACCGGCGCTTCTTCGACTCCCTGCGGATCACCGCGGCCTCCTTCGAGGCCGGGGACGCCCGGGAGCTGCCCGAAGGGCGCGCCGTGCCGTTCCAGGCGCGGCTCACGGGGGCGGTGAACTGGTCCTACGAGGGTCTGCTGCGGCTCGGCACGTGGGATCGGGAGTGGAAGATCTCCTGGTCGCCCGCTGCCATCCACCCGGAGCTGGGGGAGGGGAGGTCGTTCAAGCTCGTCACCCGCAAGCCGTCGCTAGCGCCCATCACCGCCGCGGACGGCACCCGGATCGATGGCGCCGACGCGCCGGGGTCGGTGCAGCAGCTCGTCGGCGAGCTGAAGAAGACGTACGCCGGACGGCTCACCGGCACCCCCGCCACCAGCGTCGTCCTCGTCGACCGCGCCGGAAAGACGATCAAGACGGTGGCCTCCCGGCGCGCCGCGTCGGGCCGACCGCTCACCACGACGCTCGACCTGTCCGTGCACCGGGCGGCCGCCGCCGCGCTCGAGACGACCGACAAGCCCGCTTCGCTGGTCGCGCTCCGTCCCTCCACCGGCGAGATGCTCGCGGTGGTCAACAACCAGGGCGGCTTCAACCGGGCACTGCTGGGCAAGTACCCGCCCGGCTCCACCTTCAAGGTGATCACCGCCTCCGCGCTGGTGGCCGACGGCGTATCACCCGACCAGATGGTGAAATGCCCGGCCAGGAGGAACATCGGGGGGTTCGTCTTTCGGAACGCTGGTTTCCGGGACTACGGGACGCTGCCGTTCCGCGACGCCTTCGCCCACTCCTGCAACACCACATTCGGCGACATGATCGTGTCCCGGCTGGGCGCGCGCCGACTGGCCGAGGTCGCCGCCGACTTCGGCTTCAACTCCCCGATCACGCCCGGCGTGCCCGCCGTACGCGCCGAGTTCCCGGCGCCGAAGGACGACACCGAACTGGCCTCGGCCGCTATCGGCCAGGGCAGGGTGCTGGCCAGCCCGCTCAACATGGCCGCCGTCGCCGCGGCCATCGCCGACGGCACCTGGCGCCAGCCCCGGCTGGTCCCCGCCGAGCTGGTCCCCGCGGGCGGCGCCTCGCCCCGCGAGCTCGAACCCGCCGTCGTCGCGGCCCTGCGGCAGCTGATGCCCGCCGTCGTCTCCGAGGGCACCGCCCACACCACCGCCTTCCCCTCCGGTACGGCGGGCAAGACCGGAACCGCGGAGTACGGTTCGGGCGAGGAGCCGCCGGCGCACTCCTGGTTCATCGGCTACCGCGGCGACCTGGCCTTCGCGGTCGTCGTGGAGGGCGGCGGAGCCGGTTCGGAGGTGGCCGCTCCCATCGCCGCGAAGTTCCTCGCGGGACTGTGA
- a CDS encoding CotH kinase family protein codes for MRSTPRGTGAAATRRTAGIAVAAVLLAGLLIQHPLSADAESGPGTRSADRVASAVDTGADAAATAAADDLTGDITFSVPSGTFQGEVEVSLSTSISGAQIRYTTDGRLPTAESTLYEGTPLRFTRTTQLRAQAFIGQTAAGEPGTAMYVARDTTTAHDLPVILIDSYGKGKPDREYFDSATMIFEPGSGGTTSLAEAPAVATRAGFRLRGQSSSTFEKTPYRIEFWDNDDDDADYPVLGMPADSDWVLRGPFPDKALIREALVYDLGREMGLHAPRYAFAEFYLNTDDGPVGDDDYMGLYMIVETIKNSKNRLDLKQLREDDTTLPRITGGYIWKFEWMSAEEPTLPCTGPQATCWNYLEVVDPSPLQPEQRDWLRNHIQEFHDVLRAPDFADPDTGYRAYIDVDSFVDQLIINELSRDMDAYVRSAYFYKDRDSKIFAGPLWDYDLTFGVGGFFQNDQIAGWQYQQVRQPLANDWFNQLMRDPAFVEQVRSRWQELRRGLLSDTALQDRIDALTRPLTNAAQRNFQRWPNLTAPFVGFFITPTAPTWQGQVQYMQDWMLRRAAWLDSAEGWGGTTTPTPTEPPPGQEDCTATYTVVNQWPGGFQAEVRVTAGAEDLSGWTVSWTFTDGETVTQAWNATVTSQGTSITARNASHNGSVAAGSSTTFGFLGSSPGIPGTPTLTCTGG; via the coding sequence GTGCGTTCAACCCCCCGTGGCACCGGCGCCGCGGCGACCCGCCGTACGGCGGGGATCGCGGTCGCCGCCGTGCTTCTCGCCGGACTCCTCATCCAGCACCCGTTATCGGCCGACGCCGAATCCGGTCCCGGCACCCGGTCGGCCGACCGCGTCGCGAGCGCCGTGGACACCGGAGCCGATGCCGCCGCCACCGCGGCGGCGGACGACCTGACCGGCGACATCACCTTCTCCGTGCCGAGCGGCACCTTCCAGGGAGAAGTGGAGGTGTCGCTGAGCACATCGATCAGCGGAGCCCAGATCCGCTACACCACCGACGGGCGGCTGCCCACCGCGGAATCGACGCTCTATGAGGGGACACCGCTGCGGTTCACCCGCACCACCCAGCTGCGGGCACAGGCCTTCATCGGCCAGACGGCGGCGGGAGAGCCCGGAACGGCCATGTACGTCGCCCGCGACACCACCACGGCCCACGACCTGCCGGTGATCCTGATCGACTCCTACGGGAAGGGCAAGCCCGACCGGGAGTACTTCGACTCCGCCACCATGATCTTCGAGCCGGGCAGCGGTGGGACGACGTCGCTGGCCGAGGCCCCGGCGGTCGCCACCCGCGCCGGATTCCGGCTGCGGGGACAGTCGTCGTCCACGTTCGAGAAGACGCCGTACCGGATCGAGTTCTGGGACAACGACGACGATGACGCCGACTACCCGGTGCTGGGCATGCCTGCCGACTCCGACTGGGTGCTGCGCGGACCGTTCCCCGACAAGGCGCTGATCCGGGAGGCGCTGGTCTACGACCTCGGCAGGGAGATGGGGCTGCACGCTCCGCGGTACGCGTTCGCGGAGTTCTACCTCAACACCGACGACGGTCCGGTGGGCGACGACGACTACATGGGCCTCTACATGATCGTCGAGACGATCAAGAACAGTAAGAACCGCCTCGATCTCAAGCAGCTGCGCGAGGACGACACGACCCTGCCGCGGATCACCGGCGGATACATCTGGAAGTTCGAGTGGATGAGCGCCGAGGAGCCGACGCTGCCGTGCACCGGCCCGCAGGCCACCTGCTGGAACTACCTCGAGGTGGTCGACCCGTCGCCGCTGCAGCCCGAACAGCGGGACTGGCTGCGTAACCACATCCAGGAATTCCACGACGTGCTGCGGGCGCCGGACTTCGCCGATCCGGACACCGGGTACCGGGCGTACATCGACGTCGACTCCTTCGTCGATCAACTGATCATCAACGAGCTGAGCCGGGACATGGACGCGTACGTCCGCAGCGCCTACTTCTACAAGGACCGGGACAGCAAGATCTTCGCCGGCCCGCTGTGGGACTACGACCTCACCTTCGGCGTGGGCGGATTCTTCCAGAACGACCAGATCGCGGGCTGGCAGTACCAGCAGGTCCGGCAGCCGCTGGCCAACGACTGGTTCAACCAGCTCATGCGGGATCCGGCCTTCGTCGAGCAGGTCAGGTCGCGCTGGCAGGAGCTGCGTCGCGGCCTGCTGTCCGACACCGCCCTGCAGGACAGGATCGACGCCCTCACCCGGCCGCTGACCAACGCCGCGCAGCGCAACTTCCAACGCTGGCCGAACCTCACGGCACCGTTCGTCGGCTTTTTCATCACTCCGACCGCGCCCACGTGGCAGGGACAGGTGCAGTACATGCAGGACTGGATGCTGCGCCGCGCGGCCTGGCTGGACTCGGCGGAAGGGTGGGGCGGCACGACCACTCCCACGCCGACGGAACCGCCGCCCGGCCAGGAGGACTGCACCGCGACGTACACGGTGGTCAACCAGTGGCCCGGAGGGTTCCAGGCCGAGGTCCGCGTCACGGCGGGCGCCGAGGACCTCAGCGGGTGGACCGTGTCGTGGACCTTCACCGACGGTGAGACGGTCACCCAGGCGTGGAACGCGACCGTCACCAGCCAGGGGACATCGATCACCGCCCGCAACGCCTCCCATAACGGTTCGGTCGCGGCCGGCTCCAGCACCACCTTCGGGTTCCTCGGCTCCTCCCCGGGGATCCCCGGCACGCCGACGCTCACCTGCACGGGAGGCTGA
- a CDS encoding DUF4956 domain-containing protein — MISQLVLFAIDICAVAILVFGLYFPRHRRRDLVVAYLGVNIGVLAVASALSTSDVGAGLGLGMALFGVLSIIRLRSTELDQHEVAYYFSALALGILGALSTTSVWLNGGLMALILAVLFFGDHPRLLRRYRHQILVLDSAITDHVKLIAHLEQLLDARVYTATVQRLDLVNETTVVDVRYALTGRDMTAGRSLAVEPVHSGAH, encoded by the coding sequence GTGATATCACAGCTCGTCCTGTTCGCGATCGACATCTGCGCGGTGGCGATACTCGTCTTCGGGCTCTACTTCCCGAGACACCGCCGCCGCGACCTGGTCGTCGCCTACCTGGGCGTCAACATCGGCGTCCTCGCGGTGGCGAGCGCGCTGAGCACCAGCGACGTCGGTGCCGGGCTCGGACTGGGAATGGCGCTGTTCGGTGTGCTGTCCATCATCCGCCTCCGCTCCACCGAACTCGACCAGCACGAGGTCGCGTACTACTTCTCCGCCCTCGCCCTGGGCATCCTCGGTGCGTTGAGCACCACCTCGGTGTGGCTCAACGGCGGTCTGATGGCGCTCATCCTCGCGGTGCTGTTCTTCGGCGACCATCCCCGACTGCTGCGGCGCTACCGGCACCAGATCCTGGTGCTCGACTCGGCCATCACCGATCACGTCAAGCTCATCGCCCACCTGGAGCAACTGCTCGACGCCCGGGTGTACACCGCCACCGTCCAGCGCCTCGACCTGGTCAACGAGACCACAGTGGTCGACGTCCGGTACGCGCTGACCGGACGCGACATGACCGCCGGACGCAGCCTGGCCGTCGAGCCCGTGCACTCCGGAGCGCACTGA
- a CDS encoding polyphosphate polymerase domain-containing protein, with product MTTTPIARALARLAPVGLAELIDRAALQTRVDRKYIVPVEALPQLLDQLAPHVRVLDIDGGRTFRYRSVYFDTPQLASYHCAAYRRRRRFKVRTRTYLDSAQCWLEVKINGARGDVTKHRLPYHPRDCDTVRPGRDFVDDVLTRESMGPAAGNALDPILVTEYRRATLLLPDTASRITIDTGLVWQDTRSSLRLPDLAVVETKTTSAATPVDRMLWRKGMRPARISKYATGLAALRPDLPDVPWRRTLRRHFLGAVSPMGSASTV from the coding sequence ATGACCACGACGCCCATCGCGCGGGCCCTGGCACGGTTGGCGCCCGTCGGGCTCGCCGAGCTGATCGACCGCGCCGCGTTGCAGACCAGGGTGGACCGCAAGTACATCGTCCCGGTGGAGGCGCTGCCGCAGCTGCTGGACCAGCTCGCGCCGCACGTCCGGGTGCTGGACATCGATGGCGGACGTACCTTCCGGTACAGGTCGGTGTACTTCGACACCCCGCAGCTGGCCAGCTACCACTGCGCGGCGTACCGCAGGCGACGGCGTTTCAAGGTGCGCACCCGCACCTACCTCGACTCCGCCCAGTGCTGGCTGGAGGTCAAGATCAACGGTGCGCGGGGAGACGTCACCAAGCACCGCCTGCCATACCACCCGCGGGACTGCGACACCGTACGCCCGGGACGCGACTTCGTCGACGACGTGCTCACCCGCGAGTCGATGGGGCCCGCGGCCGGGAACGCCCTCGACCCGATCCTGGTCACCGAGTACCGCCGCGCCACCCTGCTGCTACCGGACACCGCCAGCCGGATCACCATCGACACCGGACTCGTCTGGCAGGACACCCGCTCCTCGCTGCGACTGCCCGATCTCGCCGTGGTGGAGACCAAGACCACCTCGGCCGCCACGCCGGTCGACCGCATGCTGTGGCGGAAGGGGATGCGGCCCGCCCGCATCTCCAAATACGCCACCGGCCTGGCCGCTCTCCGCCCGGACCTGCCCGATGTGCCGTGGCGGCGGACGCTGCGCCGCCATTTCCTGGGCGCCGTGTCACCGATGGGCTCGGCGTCGACCGTTTAG
- a CDS encoding methyltransferase domain-containing protein — translation MTRPVDGGRSLDRSKPEACRDVLMLPETAYHDALGDCFAEHASVSPYNAYIDRPAMLELAGARILDAGCGAGRYAAELLARGAEVVGVDGSSVLLRTVPP, via the coding sequence GTGACGCGGCCGGTGGACGGCGGTCGGAGTCTTGACCGGTCGAAGCCGGAGGCATGCCGGGATGTGCTGATGCTTCCGGAAACCGCCTACCACGATGCGCTCGGAGACTGCTTCGCCGAGCATGCCAGCGTAAGCCCCTATAACGCCTACATCGACAGGCCCGCGATGCTGGAACTCGCCGGGGCGAGGATTCTCGACGCCGGCTGCGGCGCCGGGCGCTACGCGGCCGAGCTGCTGGCGCGCGGCGCCGAGGTGGTCGGTGTCGACGGCAGCAGCGTGCTGCTTCGCACCGTGCCGCCGTGA
- a CDS encoding YciI family protein, whose translation MAKYMLIMRGTDETIKEMMETPFEEMLEITGRFNEELIQAGVLVAVEGLDDPAESVVVDFSGETPVVTDGPYGETKELFGGFYVIDVASKEEAIEWAKRIPAFTGTKCEIRRIPGIDEFPQDNEWVVKERAWRERTGQL comes from the coding sequence ATGGCGAAATACATGCTGATCATGCGCGGCACGGACGAGACCATCAAGGAGATGATGGAGACCCCGTTCGAGGAGATGCTCGAGATAACGGGCCGGTTCAACGAGGAGCTGATCCAGGCGGGGGTGCTCGTCGCAGTCGAAGGGTTGGATGACCCGGCCGAGAGTGTGGTGGTGGACTTCAGCGGGGAGACGCCGGTGGTCACCGACGGTCCGTACGGCGAGACGAAGGAGCTGTTCGGCGGCTTCTACGTGATCGACGTGGCTTCGAAGGAGGAGGCGATCGAGTGGGCCAAGCGCATCCCCGCGTTCACCGGTACGAAGTGTGAGATTCGCCGCATTCCGGGCATTGACGAGTTCCCCCAGGACAACGAGTGGGTCGTCAAGGAGAGGGCGTGGCGCGAGCGGACCGGCCAGCTGTAA
- a CDS encoding DUF2332 domain-containing protein, which yields MSSNLDRLRAGCRWQRELCRRNGSPIYVALIDGLLDRLGVDDTITDLLTADGRDPVRSALCLRLFAAVNRLAAADPERRLIRYYPAYGGETDLEEVVEEFFAFVAAHSAAVAAELPTPVQTNEVSRAAPLAAAMAYLASTTGLPLRLLEVGASAGLNLLLDRYRVTTDGFAWGPPGSPLHLSDCFESGTPPTATAVITERRGCDLNPLDVRDPATVARLRSFVWPEHVARRRRLDAAIEIARSAPPPTIDVADALTWTSRHAADLPSGRCTVLFHSIVLPYFSASERTRFADLVRELGAAADERGPLAWVAMEPDGDGAAALTCELWPAGRRIVLGTASPHGMHVRWHPREEPLP from the coding sequence ATGAGTTCGAACCTGGACCGGCTGCGTGCCGGTTGCCGATGGCAGCGGGAGCTGTGCCGGAGGAACGGATCGCCCATCTACGTGGCGCTCATCGACGGCCTGCTCGACCGCCTCGGCGTCGACGACACCATCACGGACCTGCTGACCGCCGACGGTCGGGATCCGGTGCGGTCCGCCCTGTGCCTGCGCCTGTTCGCCGCGGTGAACAGGCTCGCGGCGGCCGATCCGGAGCGCCGGCTGATCCGGTACTACCCCGCCTACGGCGGCGAGACCGACCTCGAAGAGGTGGTCGAGGAGTTCTTCGCGTTCGTCGCGGCCCACAGCGCGGCGGTGGCGGCCGAACTGCCCACCCCGGTGCAGACGAACGAGGTGAGCAGGGCCGCTCCCCTGGCGGCGGCGATGGCGTACCTCGCCTCGACCACCGGCCTTCCCCTGCGGCTGCTGGAGGTGGGCGCCAGCGCCGGTCTCAACCTGCTGCTGGACCGCTACCGGGTGACGACCGACGGGTTCGCGTGGGGACCGCCCGGCTCGCCGCTCCACCTGTCCGACTGCTTCGAATCCGGAACCCCGCCGACCGCGACCGCGGTGATCACGGAACGCCGGGGGTGCGATCTCAACCCGCTCGACGTGCGCGACCCGGCGACCGTCGCACGGCTCCGCTCCTTCGTCTGGCCCGAACACGTCGCACGACGACGGCGGCTGGACGCCGCGATCGAGATCGCCCGTTCGGCGCCGCCGCCGACGATCGACGTCGCCGACGCGTTGACGTGGACGTCCCGTCACGCGGCGGACCTGCCGTCCGGGCGGTGCACGGTCCTGTTCCATTCGATCGTGCTGCCGTACTTCTCCGCTTCCGAACGCACCCGCTTCGCCGACCTGGTCCGGGAGCTCGGGGCGGCGGCCGACGAGCGCGGGCCCCTGGCATGGGTGGCGATGGAGCCGGACGGCGACGGCGCCGCCGCGCTGACGTGCGAGCTGTGGCCGGCCGGGCGGCGGATCGTGCTCGGCACCGCGTCCCCCCACGGCATGCACGTCCGATGGCATCCGCGGGAGGAGCCCTTGCCGTAG
- the lanKC gene encoding class III lanthionine synthetase LanKC: MSMEVSLDDRYAAFAVADPVFYDRPGRGEHRPFTALRRPTPAGWLRQDTDEWVHFAPENVTLPAQGWKVHASATQANCDEIATRVIDYCLSARVAFKVVPGPLHYRLTISKYADRSASGKLATIYPQDEAELERVLHELGEILDGQPSPYVLSDLRWRRGPLYVRYGAFLRRPFVDEHGLVREGIEDPDGRLVPDPREPVFSPPPWVRIPDFLRPALRARESAALSAFGYSIVRAIHFSNGGGVYEGRDKKTGAKVLLKEARPFAGVDAAGRDAVARLRNERRILEWLDGLPCVPRLLDYQTVDEHEFLVQEFIEGHPLNSLFALNDPLIRSSVDTDMLLEKREWAIRTWQQVADAVARIHERGVIFGDLHPFNVIVRKDQSVALVDYEISWLREEGGRPTLANPAFAAPRRYKGFDVDRYALQALKVALFVPLTTLVGLQPAKVYQLVGRICEVYKVPADYFATPVTTLASPAPAPELKARTWPSILGTKQEWPELRESLVRSLLSSATPDREDRLFPGDVAQFGPGGHVCMATGAAGVLWVLDRCGDTRFPEGEKWLIQQAMRAATDIHHARARGFFNGIHGAAYALEQLGHVDEALALMEKAEAQGLDGLDAGLYAGLSGIGLNLFHFGRHDPRHRDAALEVSRVVRARLGGVEDVPTTSTRKGPRAGLLQGASGPALLFIRAFEETGERCWLDAAAVAIRQDLRRCVRDPAGGLHVNEGWRSMPYLGSGSAGVGLALRAFRVHRQEEEFELAYRSILKACATRFCAFSGLFNGRAGMLLLTALATEEGHPLDDAVVREQMESLNWHILSYSGAVAFPGDQLMRISMDLATGTAGVFLAAAVANNRPIPMPFFGLQEGTS; the protein is encoded by the coding sequence ATGTCCATGGAGGTCTCTTTGGATGATCGCTACGCGGCCTTCGCGGTCGCAGACCCCGTTTTCTATGACCGACCAGGTCGCGGCGAGCACCGGCCGTTCACGGCTCTGCGAAGACCGACGCCGGCCGGATGGCTCCGCCAGGACACCGATGAGTGGGTTCACTTCGCCCCTGAGAACGTCACGCTCCCCGCTCAGGGGTGGAAGGTTCACGCGAGCGCGACGCAGGCGAACTGCGACGAGATCGCCACGCGTGTGATCGACTACTGCCTCTCCGCCCGGGTCGCGTTCAAGGTCGTCCCCGGCCCCCTCCACTACCGATTAACGATCTCCAAGTACGCCGATCGGAGCGCCAGCGGCAAACTCGCCACGATCTACCCGCAGGACGAGGCGGAACTGGAGCGGGTGCTGCACGAGCTGGGGGAGATCCTCGACGGCCAGCCCTCGCCGTACGTGCTGAGCGACCTGCGCTGGCGGCGCGGCCCGCTGTATGTGCGCTACGGCGCCTTTCTGCGGCGCCCGTTCGTGGACGAACACGGTCTGGTGCGTGAGGGGATCGAGGACCCCGACGGTCGGCTGGTACCCGATCCGCGAGAACCGGTCTTCTCGCCGCCACCCTGGGTCCGCATTCCCGACTTCCTGCGCCCGGCGTTGCGTGCGCGCGAGAGCGCGGCCCTGTCCGCGTTCGGCTACTCCATCGTCAGAGCGATCCACTTCTCCAACGGCGGCGGCGTCTATGAGGGCAGGGACAAGAAGACGGGGGCGAAGGTCCTGCTGAAGGAGGCGAGGCCGTTCGCCGGGGTCGACGCCGCCGGTCGCGACGCGGTCGCCAGGCTGCGCAACGAGCGGCGCATCCTGGAGTGGCTCGACGGTCTGCCCTGCGTTCCCCGGCTGCTGGATTACCAGACCGTGGACGAGCATGAGTTCCTCGTCCAGGAGTTCATCGAGGGGCACCCGCTGAACTCGCTGTTCGCGCTCAACGACCCGTTGATCCGCTCCTCGGTCGACACCGACATGCTGCTGGAGAAACGCGAGTGGGCGATCCGCACCTGGCAGCAGGTGGCCGATGCGGTGGCCCGCATCCACGAACGCGGCGTCATCTTCGGAGACCTCCATCCCTTCAACGTCATCGTCCGCAAGGACCAGAGCGTCGCGCTGGTCGACTACGAGATCAGCTGGCTGCGTGAGGAAGGCGGACGGCCCACGCTGGCCAACCCGGCCTTCGCCGCGCCGCGCCGTTACAAGGGTTTCGACGTGGACCGGTATGCGCTGCAGGCGCTGAAGGTGGCGCTGTTCGTGCCGCTGACCACGCTCGTCGGCCTGCAGCCCGCGAAGGTCTACCAGTTGGTGGGTCGGATCTGCGAGGTGTACAAGGTGCCCGCCGACTATTTCGCGACGCCGGTCACCACGCTGGCGAGTCCGGCTCCGGCGCCCGAGCTGAAGGCCAGGACGTGGCCGTCGATCCTCGGCACCAAACAGGAATGGCCGGAACTGCGGGAATCGCTGGTGCGGTCGCTCCTGTCCAGTGCCACGCCGGACCGGGAGGACCGGCTGTTCCCCGGAGACGTGGCCCAGTTCGGGCCGGGTGGACACGTCTGCATGGCGACGGGTGCGGCGGGCGTGCTGTGGGTGCTCGACCGGTGCGGCGACACCCGCTTCCCCGAAGGGGAGAAGTGGCTGATCCAGCAGGCGATGCGGGCCGCGACGGACATCCACCACGCGCGGGCACGCGGCTTCTTCAACGGCATCCACGGCGCCGCGTACGCGCTGGAGCAGCTCGGTCACGTGGACGAGGCTCTGGCACTGATGGAGAAGGCGGAAGCGCAGGGCCTCGACGGCCTGGACGCGGGCCTGTACGCGGGACTGTCCGGAATAGGGCTCAACCTGTTCCACTTCGGCCGCCACGATCCCCGCCACCGCGACGCCGCGCTCGAGGTGAGCCGGGTCGTGCGCGCTCGCCTGGGCGGGGTGGAGGACGTGCCGACGACCAGCACGAGGAAGGGGCCGCGCGCCGGGCTGCTGCAAGGGGCGTCGGGACCGGCGCTGCTGTTCATCCGCGCCTTCGAGGAGACCGGCGAGCGGTGCTGGCTGGACGCGGCGGCGGTGGCGATCCGCCAGGATCTACGGCGGTGTGTGCGCGACCCGGCGGGCGGGCTGCACGTCAACGAGGGCTGGCGGAGCATGCCCTACCTGGGAAGCGGGAGCGCCGGCGTGGGCCTGGCGCTGCGCGCCTTCCGCGTCCACCGGCAGGAGGAGGAGTTCGAACTCGCCTACCGGTCGATCCTGAAAGCGTGCGCGACCCGGTTCTGCGCCTTCTCCGGCCTGTTCAACGGCCGTGCGGGCATGCTGCTGCTCACCGCGCTCGCGACGGAGGAGGGGCACCCGCTGGACGACGCCGTGGTGCGCGAACAGATGGAGAGCCTCAACTGGCACATCCTGTCCTACTCGGGCGCGGTTGCCTTTCCCGGAGATCAGCTCATGCGGATCTCGATGGACCTCGCGACCGGAACGGCCGGGGTGTTCCTGGCGGCGGCCGTCGCGAACAACCGTCCGATCCCCATGCCCTTCTTCGGGCTACAGGAAGGAACCTCATGA
- a CDS encoding RNA polymerase sigma factor encodes MARADRPAVTPAAADGPPSAESARRAVEAVWRIESARIVAALTRYTGDFELAEDVAQEALAEALVTWSRDGAPKNPVGWLLTTARRRAIDGFRRRSALDERYAMLAGQLAEGEMYSGAAAPQGGADDLPWDPDRVEDDILALMFIACHPVLSPEARVALTLRVVGGLSSEEIARAFLVPVPTVQARITRAKKTIGAARVPFELPSPEERRERLGGVLSTLYVIFTEGSTATAGDRLLRPDLAYEAIRLARMLVALLPEEPETHGLLALFELTAARFPARTGPDGEAVLLEDQDRRLWDRSAIRRGMAALDRAAAIGRGLGAYGLQAAIAACHASAPSVQETDWERIVILYEALGRLAPSPVVELNRAVAVAMASGPQPALSIVDELAASGRLSGSHLLPTVRGELLARLGRTDEARAELELAARLCRNARERSVLLRKAAALA; translated from the coding sequence GTGGCGCGAGCGGACCGGCCAGCTGTAACGCCCGCAGCCGCCGACGGCCCGCCGAGCGCCGAGTCGGCGCGGCGGGCCGTCGAGGCCGTCTGGCGGATCGAATCCGCGCGGATCGTCGCCGCGCTGACCCGCTACACCGGGGATTTCGAACTCGCCGAGGACGTCGCGCAGGAGGCGCTGGCGGAGGCGCTCGTCACCTGGTCGCGCGACGGCGCGCCGAAGAACCCGGTGGGCTGGCTGCTCACGACCGCGCGGCGGCGCGCCATCGACGGCTTCCGCCGCCGGTCGGCGCTCGACGAGCGGTACGCCATGCTCGCCGGTCAGCTCGCCGAGGGCGAGATGTACTCGGGGGCGGCGGCCCCGCAGGGCGGGGCGGACGACCTGCCGTGGGATCCCGACCGGGTCGAGGACGACATCCTCGCGCTGATGTTCATCGCCTGCCATCCGGTCCTCTCACCCGAGGCCCGGGTGGCCCTGACGCTGCGCGTGGTCGGCGGACTGTCGAGTGAGGAGATCGCCCGGGCGTTCCTCGTGCCCGTGCCGACCGTCCAGGCGCGGATCACGCGGGCGAAGAAGACGATCGGCGCGGCGCGGGTGCCGTTCGAGCTTCCGTCGCCCGAGGAGCGGCGCGAGCGGCTCGGCGGTGTCCTGAGCACGCTGTACGTGATCTTCACGGAGGGGTCGACGGCGACGGCCGGTGACCGCCTGCTCCGCCCCGACCTGGCGTACGAGGCGATCCGGCTGGCCCGGATGCTGGTCGCGCTGCTGCCCGAAGAGCCGGAGACGCACGGGCTGCTCGCCCTGTTCGAGCTCACGGCCGCGCGCTTTCCCGCCCGCACCGGGCCCGACGGCGAAGCGGTGCTCCTGGAGGACCAGGACCGGCGCCTGTGGGACCGGTCGGCGATCCGCCGCGGCATGGCCGCGCTCGACCGGGCCGCGGCCATCGGGCGCGGCCTCGGAGCGTACGGGCTGCAGGCGGCGATCGCCGCCTGTCACGCGTCGGCGCCCTCGGTGCAGGAGACCGACTGGGAGCGGATCGTGATCCTGTACGAGGCGCTCGGCCGCCTGGCTCCGTCACCCGTCGTCGAGCTCAACCGGGCCGTCGCCGTCGCGATGGCGAGCGGACCGCAGCCGGCGCTGTCCATCGTGGACGAGCTGGCCGCCTCCGGCCGCCTGTCGGGATCGCACCTGCTCCCGACCGTGCGCGGCGAGCTGCTCGCCCGGCTCGGCCGGACCGACGAGGCGCGAGCCGAACTGGAACTCGCCGCCCGGCTGTGCCGCAACGCCCGCGAACGGTCGGTGCTGCTGCGCAAGGCGGCCGCGCTGGCGTGA